One window of the Cryptomeria japonica chromosome 7, Sugi_1.0, whole genome shotgun sequence genome contains the following:
- the LOC131857167 gene encoding uncharacterized protein LOC131857167 has protein sequence MNNMKFKEGCMVEVCRSGGGIFQSWFRARIISCDAHYYKVEYDNLLDDNGKRVMEDVRADAVRPEPPHMTEIRKLAPGHIIEVYDNHAWKAGRILRVLPGRLFVVKLMESLLERKYHLSVIRAQLFWHHNDEAGRDNFLKRGCWLKKKSDFENEFQEYNGKTNAGYNEDEHDDNKLGTKHLKRKGSEVPCGYQADILKIEDASEERSADKKFRVAQTALPVQENIQCSVASSSSSNELDYVLHSDMKNSKHELEISAYRYTMRAFYASGCLTWGRETLLTNLRHELHISDDEHSSELSWLCSRKAM, from the exons atgaacaacatgaaattcaaGGAAGGATGCATGGTTGAGGTTTGCCGTTCAGGTGGGGGTATATTTCAGTCTTGGTTCCGGGCTAGGATCATTTCATGTGATGCACACTATTACAAAGTGGAGTATGACAATCTTCTAGATGACAATGGAAAACGTGTAATGGAAGATGTGCGAGCCGATGCAGTTCGGCCAGAACCTCCGCACATGACAGAAATAAGAAAATTGGCTCCGGGgcatattattgaagtatatgatAATCATGCATGGAAGGCAGGCAGAATTCTCAGAGTTTTACCTGGAAGATTATTTGTTGTAAAATTAATGGAATCATTACTAGAGAGGAAATATCATCTATCTGTTATCCGTGCTCAGCTGTTTTGGCACCATAATGATGAG GCTGGTAGAGACAATTTCTTGAAAAGGGGATGTTGGCTCAAGAAAAAGTCGGATTTTGAAAATGaatttcaggaatataatggaaaAACAAATGCTGGATACAATGAAGATGAACATGATGACAACAAACTTGGAACAAAGCATCTAAAAAGAAAAGGCAGTGAAGTCCCATGCGGCTATCAGGCAGATATTTTGAAGATTGAAGATGCCTCTGAGGAAAGGAGTGCAGATAAGAAGTTTAGGGTAGCACAAACAGCTTTGCCTGTGCAAGAAAACATTCAGTGCAGTGTAGCTAGTAGTAGCAGTAGCAATGAGTTAGATTATGTGTTACATTCTGATATGAAGAATTCAAAACACGAATTAGAAATTAGTGCATACCGTTACACAATGAGAGCTTTTTATGCTTCTGGGTGTTTAACTTGGGGGCGAGAAACCTTGCTGACAAATCTTCGTCATGAGTTGCACATTTCTGATGATGAGCATTCATCTGAGTTGTCATGGTTGTGCTCAAGAAAAGCTATGTAA